The following coding sequences lie in one Notolabrus celidotus isolate fNotCel1 chromosome 6, fNotCel1.pri, whole genome shotgun sequence genomic window:
- the siah1 gene encoding E3 ubiquitin-protein ligase Siah1, translating into MDEEMSRQTATALPTGTSKCPPSQRVPTLSGTTASNSDLASLFECPVCFDYVLPPILQCQSGHLVCSNCRPKLTCCPTCRGPLGSIRNLAMEKVANSVLFPCKYASSGCEVTLPHTDKTEHEELCEFRPYSCPCPGASCKWQGSLDAVMPHLMHQHKSITTLQGEDIVFLATDINLPGAVDWVMMQSCFGFHFMLVLEKQEKYDGHQQFFAIVQLIGTRKQAENFAYRLELNGHRRRLTWEATPRSIHEGIATAIMNSDCLVFDTSIAQLFAENGNLGINVTISMC; encoded by the exons AAATGAGTCGCCAGACTGCCACCGCGCTGCCCACAGGAACCTCCAAGTGCCCCCCCTCTCAGCGCGTGCCCACCCTGTCAGGCACGACAGCCTCAAACAGTGACCTGGCCAGCCTGTTCGAGTGCCCTGTGTGCTTCGACTATGTCCTACCCCCCATCCTGCAGTGCCAGTCGGGACACCTG GTATGCTCCAATTGCCGGCCCAAACTCACCTGCTGTCCCACCTGTCGAGGCCCTCTTGGCTCCATCAGGAATCTGGCCATGGAGAAGGTGGCAAACTCGGTCCTCTTCCCCTGCAAGTACGCATCGTCGGGCTGTGAAGTCACCCTGCCTCACACTGACAAGACGGAGCATGAAGAGCTGTGCGAGTTCCGGCCGTACTCCTGCCCCTGCCCTGGAGCATCCTGCAAGTGGCAGGGATCCTTGGACGCTGTCATGCCACACCTGATGCACCAGCACAAGTCCATCACCACACTGCAG GGGGAGGACATTGTGTTCCTGGCTACAGACATCAATCTCCCGGGCGCGGTGGACTGGGTGATGATGCAGTCCTGCTTCGGCTTCCACTTCATGCTGGTCCTGGAGAAGCAGGAGAAATACGACGGCCACCAACAGTTCTTTGCCATCGTGCAGCTCATCGGGACTCGCAAGCAGGCCGAGAACTTTGCCTACAGGCTGGAGCTTAACGGGCACCGGCGCCGCCTGACCTGGGAGGCCACACCACGTTCCATCCACGAGGGCATCGCCACGGCGATCATGAACAGCGACTGCCTGGTGTTCGACACGTCCATCGCACAGCTGTTCGCAGAGAACGGCAATCTGGGCATCAACGTCACCATCTCCATGTGCTAa